From Flavobacterium sp. 102, a single genomic window includes:
- a CDS encoding polysaccharide deacetylase family protein yields the protein MSLWVKTNRFVKTIFPNYIWDIPNNEKKIYLTFDDGPIPEVTEWTLAQLKKHNAKATFFCIGDNIQKHPEIFQKVIENGHAIGNHTFNHLKGWETSLEDYIENTKKCSETITNCQLNTEHCQLFRPPYGKIKPSQAKALRKLGYKIIMWDIISMDFDQTISPEECLNNVLKNIESGSIIVFHDSVKAWKNLEYVLPKTLVFLNENGFVCEKIN from the coding sequence ATGAGTTTATGGGTCAAAACAAACCGTTTCGTCAAAACAATTTTTCCGAATTACATTTGGGACATTCCCAACAATGAAAAAAAGATTTATCTCACTTTTGACGACGGACCAATACCCGAAGTAACCGAATGGACATTGGCACAATTAAAAAAACACAACGCCAAAGCGACTTTCTTTTGTATCGGCGATAACATTCAAAAACATCCTGAGATTTTCCAAAAAGTAATAGAAAATGGTCACGCAATCGGAAACCATACTTTCAATCATTTAAAAGGCTGGGAAACTTCCTTGGAAGATTATATTGAAAACACCAAAAAGTGCTCAGAAACCATTACCAACTGCCAACTCAATACTGAACACTGCCAACTATTCCGTCCGCCTTACGGCAAAATCAAACCTTCGCAAGCCAAAGCGCTCCGAAAATTAGGCTACAAAATAATCATGTGGGATATCATCAGCATGGATTTTGACCAAACCATTTCTCCCGAAGAATGTTTAAACAATGTTTTGAAAAATATAGAAAGCGGTAGTATTATCGTTTTTCACGATAGTGTAAAAGCTTGGAAAAACTTGGAATATGTTTTACCAAAAACTTTAGTATTCTTAAACGAAAATGGATTTGTTTGTGAAAAAATAAATTAG
- a CDS encoding DUF2723 domain-containing protein produces MMNFNFNKWNTILGWTAFAISLITFSLTVEPTMSFWDCGEYISTAAKLEVGHPPGAPLYQILGAFFAMFATSKETVALMVNMMSVFSSAFTILFMFWSSSILLRKIVSSYTEMDKNKAVVILGSSMVGSLALTFSDSFWFNAVEAEVYAMASFLIALLFWLGLRWEEEMHTPKGNRWLLLISLIVGLSFGVHFMALLAIPAIGFLYYFKNYKTVSLKSFLIANVIIVAVLLFIFKLLLPYTLAFFGKMEIFMVNSIGLPFNSGTIFSTLLIIAFFYFGLKYTREKGHPFYNTALLCILFVLIGFSTWMMLPIRANANVVINENKPSDAAEVLAYYNREQYGVNPLFYGPQYTDTFAGLDEDQPYLDKAPNYERDYKTGKYVIVNNYKNADQNTDDNHKAILPRLWSTDHIDNYVQFTEIPKFTLNQNYPYEEDLAQYGVDIDSLSEEQVMQAVGQLKEEMQKNINDFKTAYAQKQIDNDDYISFLKKYSDYLIIEKPSTWDNISFMIEYQFGYMYGRYLLWNFVGRQNDVQGKYDNLDGNWLSGIKFIDEIHLGKGTQENLPDDVVNNKGRNLYYFLPFIIGLIGLMYHAQRDLKSFYVLLILFLFTGLALKIYLNERPFEPRERDYALVGSFYVFAIWIGFGVYAIYEIISEYLKSKIVGPVVITACLLAAPVLMATQNWDDHDRSNKYTAIAMAKNYLESCEKNAILFTIGDNDTFPLWYAQEIEGIRTDIKIVNTSLFMTDWYIDQMKFKTYDAAGLPISFTHNEYVGDKLDYVAHIPKTDARWDIKAFIDFIKDPRSTIDLQNGQTIHFYPTNKIRIPVDKNTIIKNKVVNSIYNDSIVPYIDLDIKGSAMYKNRLMMLDVLANNNWERPIYFTGGSFGDDDYLWMKDYLQLDGLVYKLVPIKTPVDKENPYDMGQIDSDKMYDLVMKWNWGNGELTTIYHDPETRKNSISYRTNMARLMEQLINEGDKEKAKKVIELALTKMPMDYYSYYTMVEPFASGYYELGEKAKARELLEKLMTKYKQSLKYYAGIQPSIQNGIATDIITDIERYRSLLMVMKDRGDVEFYNKNKTEFNSLAKRFARFGRELE; encoded by the coding sequence ATGATGAATTTTAACTTCAACAAGTGGAATACCATTTTAGGATGGACAGCCTTTGCTATTTCTTTAATTACTTTTTCGCTAACTGTAGAACCTACCATGAGTTTTTGGGATTGTGGAGAATACATTTCAACGGCTGCTAAACTGGAAGTAGGTCATCCGCCCGGAGCACCGCTTTACCAAATCCTTGGGGCTTTCTTTGCTATGTTTGCTACAAGTAAAGAAACCGTTGCCTTGATGGTCAATATGATGTCGGTATTCTCAAGCGCATTTACCATACTGTTTATGTTTTGGTCTTCTTCTATACTGTTGAGAAAAATTGTTTCTTCTTATACTGAAATGGACAAAAACAAAGCGGTAGTTATTTTAGGCAGTTCAATGGTTGGCTCGTTGGCTTTAACTTTCTCTGATAGTTTTTGGTTCAATGCTGTAGAAGCCGAAGTATATGCTATGGCGTCATTCTTGATTGCGCTATTGTTCTGGCTTGGATTACGCTGGGAAGAAGAAATGCACACACCAAAAGGAAATCGTTGGCTGTTGCTCATTTCCTTAATTGTCGGGCTTTCTTTTGGAGTTCACTTTATGGCATTATTGGCCATACCGGCGATTGGGTTTTTATACTATTTCAAAAATTACAAAACAGTTTCCTTAAAAAGTTTCCTTATTGCCAATGTAATTATTGTGGCTGTTCTATTGTTTATTTTCAAATTATTATTGCCATATACATTAGCGTTTTTTGGGAAAATGGAAATCTTTATGGTAAATAGCATTGGGTTACCTTTTAATTCAGGGACGATTTTCTCCACCTTGTTGATTATCGCTTTTTTCTATTTCGGATTAAAATATACTCGCGAAAAAGGACATCCTTTTTACAACACCGCTTTATTGTGTATTCTTTTTGTATTGATTGGTTTTTCTACCTGGATGATGCTACCTATTCGTGCCAATGCCAATGTGGTTATCAATGAAAACAAACCTTCTGATGCTGCCGAAGTTTTAGCGTATTACAATCGTGAACAGTATGGTGTAAACCCATTGTTTTACGGTCCGCAATACACGGATACTTTTGCCGGATTAGATGAAGACCAACCTTATTTAGACAAAGCACCAAACTACGAAAGAGATTATAAAACCGGCAAATACGTGATTGTTAACAATTACAAAAATGCCGATCAAAATACAGACGACAATCACAAAGCAATTCTGCCGCGTCTTTGGAGTACTGACCATATTGATAATTATGTTCAATTCACAGAAATTCCTAAATTTACTTTAAATCAAAACTACCCTTACGAAGAAGATTTAGCGCAATATGGTGTTGACATCGACAGTTTGAGCGAAGAACAAGTAATGCAAGCCGTTGGTCAGTTAAAAGAAGAAATGCAGAAAAACATTAACGACTTCAAGACTGCATACGCCCAAAAACAAATTGACAACGATGACTATATTTCATTCCTGAAAAAATACAGTGATTATCTAATCATAGAAAAACCATCTACTTGGGACAACATTAGTTTTATGATTGAATACCAATTCGGATACATGTACGGAAGGTATTTGTTATGGAATTTCGTCGGAAGACAAAATGATGTTCAAGGAAAATATGACAACCTTGATGGAAATTGGTTGAGCGGAATCAAATTTATTGACGAAATACATTTAGGCAAAGGAACTCAAGAAAATCTTCCCGATGACGTAGTGAATAACAAAGGCCGAAATCTGTATTATTTTTTACCGTTTATAATTGGCTTAATAGGATTAATGTACCACGCACAAAGAGATTTGAAAAGCTTTTATGTATTACTCATTTTATTCTTGTTCACCGGCTTGGCCTTAAAAATATATTTGAACGAAAGACCTTTTGAACCAAGAGAAAGAGATTATGCTTTAGTTGGTTCATTCTATGTATTCGCTATTTGGATTGGATTTGGCGTCTATGCCATCTACGAAATAATCTCCGAATACCTAAAATCAAAAATCGTTGGACCGGTCGTAATTACAGCTTGCCTCTTAGCAGCTCCGGTTTTAATGGCAACCCAAAACTGGGACGATCACGATCGCTCGAATAAATATACGGCTATTGCCATGGCCAAAAATTATTTGGAATCCTGCGAGAAGAACGCCATCCTGTTTACCATTGGCGATAATGACACTTTCCCCTTATGGTATGCTCAAGAAATAGAAGGCATCCGAACCGACATCAAAATTGTAAACACCAGCCTGTTTATGACCGATTGGTATATCGATCAAATGAAGTTTAAAACCTATGATGCGGCCGGCTTACCTATTTCGTTTACACACAACGAATACGTTGGTGATAAGTTAGATTATGTGGCGCATATCCCAAAAACTGACGCGCGTTGGGACATCAAAGCTTTTATCGATTTTATAAAAGACCCAAGGTCAACGATTGATTTACAAAACGGACAAACCATCCATTTTTATCCAACCAACAAAATCAGAATTCCGGTAGATAAAAATACTATTATCAAAAACAAAGTGGTGAATTCAATTTACAATGACTCCATTGTTCCTTACATCGACTTAGACATCAAAGGTAGTGCGATGTATAAAAATCGTTTGATGATGTTAGATGTCTTGGCCAATAACAATTGGGAAAGACCAATCTATTTCACCGGAGGAAGTTTTGGAGATGACGATTATCTTTGGATGAAAGATTACTTACAATTAGACGGTTTAGTTTATAAATTAGTGCCTATAAAAACACCTGTCGACAAAGAAAACCCTTATGATATGGGCCAAATTGACAGCGATAAAATGTATGATTTGGTAATGAAATGGAATTGGGGTAACGGTGAATTAACCACCATTTATCACGATCCTGAAACCAGAAAAAACAGCATTTCCTACAGAACCAATATGGCGCGATTGATGGAACAATTAATCAATGAAGGCGATAAAGAAAAAGCCAAAAAAGTCATTGAATTGGCCTTAACCAAAATGCCTATGGATTATTACAGCTATTACACTATGGTAGAACCATTTGCATCCGGTTATTATGAATTAGGCGAAAAAGCAAAAGCGCGAGAATTATTGGAAAAATTAATGACCAAATACAAACAAAGCCTTAAATATTACGCCGGAATTCAACCTTCTATTCAAAACGGAATTGCGACCGATATCATTACCGACATTGAACGTTACAGAAGTTTATTGATGGTAATGAAAGACCGAGGCGATGTAGAATTTTACAACAAAAACAAAACTGAATTTAATTCTTTGGCTAAAAGATTTGCCCGTTTCGGAAGAGAATTAGAGTAA
- a CDS encoding co-chaperone YbbN has protein sequence MSKFGELINAQVPVLIDFYTEWNESSVSMHPVIRDVAAALGDKAKVIKIDVDKNQELAEALRIKGLPTLMIYKDGQMVWRQSGELDANSIIALVQDQL, from the coding sequence ATGTCAAAATTTGGAGAATTAATCAACGCTCAAGTGCCTGTGTTAATTGACTTTTATACAGAATGGAATGAATCTTCAGTGTCCATGCATCCTGTTATCAGAGATGTAGCAGCTGCGCTTGGTGATAAGGCAAAAGTGATCAAAATTGATGTCGATAAAAATCAGGAGTTAGCCGAGGCTTTGCGTATCAAAGGTTTGCCGACCTTGATGATTTACAAAGATGGTCAAATGGTTTGGAGACAATCAGGTGAATTGGATGCGAATAGTATCATCGCTTTGGTTCAGGATCAACTATAA
- a CDS encoding metallophosphoesterase codes for MKDNNALILRYFAENLGLMLRWIFFFLFVAIIEVYAFQAFRTITKSRWILVAYQVISLTAIIYIVYQFSQFDRRVGQNSKTLITFGLLLLLFIPKMILTFFMLLEDVYRVFSGVITHFMRDNDNGTFLPNRRRFVSQVALVIAAIPFSSLLYGMTKGKYNFRVIKQTLFFPDLPEDFDGFTITQISDVHSGSFDDAEKIQYAVDLINEHKTDMMLFTGDIVNTHATEMHPWIDTFNKIDNHKYGKYAVLGNHDYGEYIDWPSKAAKDENFEAIKKLYGDIGFDLLLNQHTKIKKGESEIAIVGVENWGKNFKQAGDLHKASEGLTAEDFKILMSHDPSHWEYEVKHHEKHFQLTLSGHTHGLQFGIEIPGIIQWSPVQYVYKQWAGLYENVGRYIYVNRGLGFHAYPGRVGIWPEITVFELKKGEKVA; via the coding sequence ATGAAAGATAATAATGCTCTGATTCTTCGTTATTTTGCTGAAAATTTAGGACTCATGCTTCGTTGGATTTTCTTTTTCCTATTTGTTGCTATTATTGAAGTTTATGCTTTTCAAGCCTTTAGAACCATCACGAAGTCAAGATGGATTTTAGTTGCTTATCAAGTAATTTCATTGACAGCCATCATATATATAGTTTACCAATTTTCACAGTTTGACCGCAGGGTTGGGCAAAACAGTAAAACGTTAATCACTTTTGGGTTGTTGTTATTGTTGTTTATACCGAAAATGATTCTAACTTTCTTCATGTTATTAGAAGATGTTTATAGGGTTTTCTCAGGCGTAATTACGCACTTTATGCGTGATAATGACAACGGTACTTTTTTACCTAACAGAAGACGATTTGTTAGTCAAGTAGCTTTAGTTATTGCAGCGATTCCGTTTAGTTCGCTTTTGTATGGAATGACCAAGGGGAAATACAACTTTAGGGTTATCAAACAGACTTTGTTTTTTCCTGATTTGCCTGAAGATTTTGACGGCTTCACCATTACGCAAATTTCCGATGTACATAGCGGTAGTTTTGATGATGCGGAGAAAATACAATATGCGGTTGATTTAATTAATGAACACAAGACCGATATGATGTTGTTTACAGGAGATATCGTAAATACTCATGCGACCGAAATGCATCCATGGATTGATACTTTTAATAAAATTGACAATCATAAATACGGAAAATACGCGGTTTTAGGGAATCATGATTATGGCGAATACATTGATTGGCCATCGAAAGCTGCTAAAGATGAAAATTTTGAAGCGATTAAAAAATTGTATGGCGATATTGGTTTTGATTTGTTGTTGAACCAACACACCAAAATTAAAAAAGGAGAGAGCGAAATTGCTATTGTCGGTGTAGAAAATTGGGGTAAAAATTTTAAGCAAGCCGGCGATTTGCATAAGGCTTCGGAAGGATTGACAGCTGAAGATTTCAAGATATTAATGAGTCATGATCCAAGCCATTGGGAATATGAAGTAAAACACCATGAAAAACATTTTCAATTAACACTTTCCGGTCATACTCATGGATTGCAATTTGGAATAGAAATTCCTGGGATTATTCAATGGAGTCCGGTGCAATATGTTTACAAACAATGGGCTGGATTGTATGAAAATGTTGGTCGTTATATTTATGTAAACCGTGGTTTAGGCTTTCATGCTTATCCCGGCAGAGTTGGAATTTGGCCAGAAATAACTGTTTTTGAACTAAAAAAAGGGGAAAAAGTAGCATAA